In Capsicum annuum cultivar UCD-10X-F1 chromosome 7, UCD10Xv1.1, whole genome shotgun sequence, one genomic interval encodes:
- the LOC107876782 gene encoding SKP1-like protein 1B, with product MKKLKEAASSRLKKSNSIAVSKKKFDDFGRPRLPKAANYLNIKSLLDFTCQTVVDMIKGKTPEEIRKTFNIKNNFTPEEEEEVRRETAWAIE from the exons atgaagaaattgaaggaagcgGCCAGTTCCAGATTGAAGAAGTCAAATTCAATAGCAGTCAGTAAGAAGAAGTTTGACGATTTCGGTCGACCACGTCTTCCGAAG GCTGCCAACTATTTGAACATCAAGAGCCTGCTAGATTTCACCTGTCAGACTGTGGTTGATATGATAAAAGGAAAGACTCCAGAGGAGATTCGTAAGACCTTCAACATCAAGAATAACTTCACACCTGAAGAGGAGGAGGAGGTCAGGAGGGAGACTGCTTGGGCCATTGAGTAA